A part of Capsicum annuum cultivar UCD-10X-F1 chromosome 6, UCD10Xv1.1, whole genome shotgun sequence genomic DNA contains:
- the LOC107876105 gene encoding profilin-2 translates to MSWQTYVDDHLMVDLEGGHLSAAAILGFDGSVWAQSSDFPKFKPEEITNIMKDFDEPGFLAPTGLFLGGTKYMVIQGEPGAVIRGKKGSGGITIRKTGQALIFGIYEEPVTPGQCNMVVEKIGDYLADQGY, encoded by the exons ATGTCGTGGCAAACCTATGTGGATGATCATTTGATGGTCGACCTTGAAGGCGGTCACCTCTCCGCAGCGGCTATTCTTGGCTTTGATGGTAGCGTTTGGGCTCAAAGCTCCGACTTCCCTAAG TTTAAACCAGAGGAAATTACTAATATCATGAAAGATTTTGATGAACCTGGATTTCTTGCTCCCACTGGACTATTCCTTGGTGGTACAAAGTACATGGTTATCCAAGGAGAACCTGGCGCTGTCATCCGTGGCAAAAAG GGGTCTGGTGGAATAACCATCAGGAAAACAGGCCAAGCTTTGATTTTTGGCATCTATGAGGAACCAGTGACTCCAGGACAGTGTAACATGGTTGTTGAGAAAATTGGAGACTACCTCGCTGACCAGggttattga